A single genomic interval of Malania oleifera isolate guangnan ecotype guangnan chromosome 11, ASM2987363v1, whole genome shotgun sequence harbors:
- the LOC131167718 gene encoding N-alpha-acetyltransferase MAK3: MEAKSEGAAAFEASEIEYVSYGGEHHLPLIMRLVDQELSEPYSIFTYRYFVYLWPHLSFLAFHKGQCVGTVVCKMGEHRSTFRGYIAMLVVVKAYRGRGIATELVTRSIKVMMESGCEEVTLEAEVTNKGALALYGRLGFIRAKRLFRYYLNGVDAFRLKLLFPRPELQASLPVGSNRDHRHVQVDQTLSEEILI, encoded by the exons atgGAGGCGAAGAGCGAAGGAGCGGCGGCGTTCGAGGCGTCGGAGATAGAGTACGTGAGCTACGGGGGTGAGCATCACCTTCCCCTTATCATGCGCCTGGTTGATCAAGAACTCAGCGAGCCCTACTCTATCTTCACTTACAGATACTTCGTCTACCTTTGGCCCCATCTCTCCTTCCTC GCATTTCACAAAGGTCAGTGCGTTGGGACCGTGGTGTGTAAGATGGGAGAGCATCGGAGTACTTTCAGGGGTTACATTGCAATGCTGGTCGTTGTCAAGGCTTATAGGGGCAGAGGAATTG CCACAGAACTTGTTACCAGATCTATTAAAGTGATGATGGAATCAGGTTGTGAAGAG gTAACATTGGAAGCTGAAGTCACAAACAAGGGAGCACTTGCGTTATATGGTCGTCTAGGTTTTATTAGGGCAAAAAGGCTCTTTAGATACTACCTGAATGGAGTTGATGCATTTCGGCTGAAGTTATTATTCCCTCGGCCAGAGCTACAGGCGTCCCTCCCAGTTGGATCAAACAGGGATCATAGGCATGTACAAGTTGATCAGACCCTGTCTGAGGAGATTCTAATATGA
- the LOC131167719 gene encoding uncharacterized protein LOC131167719: MGKGRDKKFKDQGHANLHNPNNRMEKRFGKNRWEEAVKLNANSFIAPPVASPYASVSIRPNLPAFAPTCVPAPCGSYVAAQGINSASVYQLGGYIFLCNGQTKPECFRFRVFGLPATRIEVVEKIKPNMKLFLFDFSLKLLYGIYVAASSGGLGLEPAAFGGKFPAQVRFEILGDCLPLPESAFKHIIKDNYNGASKFRQEVSSEQVNKLVSLFHPITASPITPQLPNVVSLPPNIEEEAESPGLHPLGDQYVARTQLIKTEGAPKFQDVQLAAPHSSYDPRSLERCLVFARRAAESLHHLRVGSLPYCDPCYSEAYQTVLPQEKSYGRYPSVLAKSRQAIVPQYGSANKHANHNLAVAATDARVQYTPRSLLPQDPSYVSATSMPPKFPSSSKMAVYWTTEDTNAASIPYQGQASGNYNQRQVTNGEGEIVPPSVSARYFNHKLAAAAADAAGRTHARAQLQPQTQAYDLPAFQRQVLSVVPTNLPSSSLKNTYWNAVASMDPNYTHSSHH, encoded by the exons ATGGGAAAGGGAAGAGACAAAAAGTTCAAAGACCAAGGTCATGCAAATCTGCATAATCCCAACAATAGGATGGAGAAAAGATTTGGAAAGAACAGGTGGGAAGAGGCTGTGAAGCTTAATGCAAATTCTTTTATTGCTCCTCCTGTTGCCTCTCCGTATGCTTCTGTTTCTATTCGTCCGAATCTTCCTGCCTTTGCCCCTACATGTGTTCCTGCTCCTTGTGGTAGTTATGTTGCTGCACAGGGGATAAACAGTGCTAGTGTTTATCAACTTGGTGGGTATATATTTCTGTGTAATGGGCAAACAAAACCAGAGTGCTTTAGATTCCGTGTTTTTGGGCTTCCTGCAACAAGAATAGAGGTTGTGGAAAAAATCAAACCCAATATGAAGTTATTCTTGTTTGACTTTAGCTTGAAGCTTCTATATGGGATATACGTAGCTGCTTCCAGTGGAGGACTGGGATTGGAGCCAGCTGCTTTTGGAGGGAAATTTCCTGCTCAG GTCAGATTTGAAATACTTGGAGATTGCTTACCTCTGCCTGAGAGTGCTTTCAAACATATTATAAAAGATAACTACAATGGAGCTTCTAAATTTAGGCAGGAAGTTAGCAGTGAACAG GTAAACAAACTAGTTTCACTGTTTCATCCAATAACTGCATCTCCCATCACCCCTCAATTGCCAAATGTTGTCTCTCTACCTCCCAACATTGAGGAAGAGGCTGAGTCTCCTGGGCTTCACCCACTTGGTGATCAATATGTTGCTAGGACACAGCTCATTAAAACAGAAGGAGCCCCCAAATTTCAAGATGTTCAACTGGCAGCCCCACATTCTTCATATGACCCTCGTAGCTTGGAAAGATGCTTGGTGTTTGCCAGACGAGCTGCAGAGTCATTGCATCACTTGCGTGTGGGTTCACTTCCTTATTGTGACCCATGCTACTCAGAAGCTTATCAAACAGTCTTACCTCAGGAAAAATCATATGGAAG GTACCCTTCAGTGTTGGCGAAAAGCAGGCAGGCAATTGTTCCACAATATGGTTCTGCAAATAAGCATGCCAATCACAACCTAGCAGTAGCTGCCACTGATGCTCGAGTGCAATATACTCCACGGTCATTGCTGCCTCAAGATCCTTCGTATGTATCTGCAACAAGCATGCCTCCAAAGTTCCCGTCTTCATCCAAAATGGCTGTTTATTGGACCACTGAAGATACAAATGCAGCTTCCATCCCATATCAGGGGCAAGCATCAGGGAACTACAACCAAAGACAAGTGACGAATGGTGAGGGGGAAATTGTTCCCCCTTCAGTTTCTGCGAGGTATTTCAACCACAAACTAGCAGCTGCAGCCGCTGATGCTGCAGGACGAACTCATGCCAGAGCACAATTGCAGCCCCAAACGCAAGCATATGATCTGCCGGCATTTCAACGGCAAGTGTTGTCTGTTGTACCAACAAATTTGCCATCCTCATCGCTTAAAAATACTTATTGGAATGCAGTTGCTTCCATGGACCCAAATTACACACATTCAAGTCATCACTAG